A single genomic interval of Lepidochelys kempii isolate rLepKem1 chromosome 13, rLepKem1.hap2, whole genome shotgun sequence harbors:
- the RBM12 gene encoding RNA-binding protein 12, producing the protein MAVVIRLQGLPIVAGTMDIRHFFSGLTIPDGGVHIVGGELGEAFIVFATDEDARLGMMRTGGTIKGSKVTLLLSSKTEMQNMIELSRRRFETANLDMPPANASRSGPPPNSGMSSRVNLPTTVPNFNNPSPSVVTAATSVHESNKNIPTFSTASMGTAPPNLGATFGSPTFSSTIPSTASPMNTVPPPPIPPIPSMPSLPPMPSIPPIPVPPPVPTLPPVPPVPPIPPVPPVPPMTPMPPMSGMPPMNPPPIAPLPTGMNGSGTAMSMNSGLNPLFMGPMNPVNPIQMNSQSGMKPHSINPDDLYVSVHGMPFSATESDVKDFFHGLRVDAVHMLKDHVGRNNGNGLVKFFSPQDTFEALKRNRMLMIQRYVEVSPATERQWVSAGGHITFKQTMGPTGQTHPPPQTLSRSKSPSGQKRSRSRSPHEQGFCVYLKGLPFESENKHVIDFFKKLDIVEDSIYIAYGPNGKAIGEGFVEFRNEADYKAALCHHKQYIGNRFIQVHPITKKGMLEKIDMIRKRLQNFSYDQREVMMNTEGETGPPKLCAHISNIPYNITKMEILQFLEGLSVEENSVQILVDNNGQGLGQALVQFKTEDDARKSERLHRKKLNGRDVILRIITLEEMREIERNPPSQGKKLLKMPMQGNAAMPGVQNAGGDEHSFMGGNSKDANNGPPFNFPSNFSGSNTFGPPLPPPGMGGFGDSRPGMPSVGSSGLPGAGIDVPVFGSGPSNLSGPSSFGGGPQNFGNGPGNLGGPPSFGSGPPGIAGGLGHLSGPPGFGPGPGNLHISGPPGFGTGSGKPGPTVIKVQNMPFTVSVDEILDFFYGYQVIPGSVCLKYNEKGMPTGEAMVAFESRDEAMAAVVDLNDRPIGSRKVKLVLG; encoded by the coding sequence ATGGCTGTGGTCATCCGCTTGCAAGGTCTCCCGATTGTGGCGGGGACCATGGACATTCGCCACTTCTTCTCTGGATTGACCATTCCTGATGGGGGCGTGCATATTGTAGGGGGTGAACTGGGTGAGGCTTTCATCGTTTTTGCCACTGATGAAGATGCAAGGCTTGGTATGATGCGCACAGGTGGTACCATTAAAGGGTCAAAAGTAACGCTGTTGCTGAGCAGTAAAActgaaatgcaaaacatgatAGAACTTAGTCGTAGGCGTTTTGAAACTGCCAATTTAGACATGCCGCCAGCTAATGCTAGCAGGTCTGGACCACCGCCTAATTCTGGAATGAGTAGTAGGGTAAACTTACCTACTACAGTACCTAATTTTAACAATCCTTCTCCTAGTGTAGTAACTGCAGCTACTTCTGTGCATGAAAGCAACAAAAACATACCCACATTCTCAACTGCCAGTATGGGAACTGCACCACCAAATCTTGGAGCTACCTTTGGTAGCCCAACGTTTAGCTCAACTATACCTAGCACAGCATCCCCTATGAACACAGTACCACCTCCACCAATTCCTCCTATCCCATCTATGCCATCTTTGCCACCAATGCCTTCTATTCCCCCCATACCTGTCCCGCCTCCTGTACCTACGCTGCCCCCTGTTCCCCCTGTACCACCAATACCCCCTGTTCCTCCTGTACCACCAATGACACCTATGCCTCCCATGTCAGGAATGCCTCCTATGAATCCTCCACCTATAGCACCTTTACCTACTGGAATGAATGGGTCTGGAACAGCAATGAGTATGAACAGTGGCTTGAATCCATTGTTTATGGGTCCTATGAATCCTGTAAATCCTATTCAGATGAATTCTCAAAGTGGTATGAAACCTCATTCTATCAATCCAGATGACTTGTATGTCAGTGTTCATGGAATGCCCTTTTCTGCAACAGAATCTGATGTGAAAGACTTTTTCCATGGGCTCCGTGTGGATGCAGTACATATGCTGAAGGATCACGTAGGCCGAAATAATGGAAATGGACTAGTTAAGTTTTTCTCTCCTCAAGATACTTTTGAAGCACTGAAGCGAAACAGAATGCTGATGATTCAGCGCTATGTTGAAGTTAGTCCTGCAACAGAGAGACAGTGGGTGTCTGCTGGAGGTCATATAACTTTCAAGCAAACCATGGGTCCTACTGGACAAACCCATCCTCCTCCGCAGACGCTTTCTAGGTCCAAATCTCCTAGTGGACAGAAAAGGTCACGGTCAAGATCTCCTCATGAGCAGGGTTTCTGTGTTTATTTGAAAGGTCTTCCCTTTGAATCAGAGAACAAACATGTGatagatttctttaaaaagttagATATTGTTGAAGACAGTATTTATATAGCTTATGGACCCAATGGGAAAGCAATTGGTGAAGGCTTTGTTGAGTTCAGGAATGAAGCTGACTACAAGGCAGCTTTGTGTCATCATAAACAGTACATAGGGAACCGTTTTATTCAAGTTCATCCCATAACCAAAAAGGGTATGTTAGAAAAGATAGACATGATTCGGAAAAGATTGCAGAACTTCAGCTATGACCAGAGAGAGGTCATGATGAATACTGAGGGAGAAACAGGCCCACCAAAGTTGTGTGCACATATATCAAATATTCCATACAATATTACAAAAATGGAAATCCTTCAGTTTCTAGAGGGACTGTCAGTGGAAGAAAACTCTGTGCAAATTCTTGTTGATAACAATGGGCAAGGTTTAGGACAAGCACTGGTTCAGTTCAAAACAGAAGATGATGCTCGTAAGTCAGAGCGCCTACACCGTAAAAAGCTGAATGGAAGAGATGTTATTTTACGTATTATCACCTTAGAAGAAATGAGAGAAATTGAGAGAAATCCACCATCCCAAGGGAAGAAGTTGCTGAAAATGCCAATGCAAGGGAATGCAGCAATGCCAGGAGTGCAAAATGCTGGTGGTGATGAGCATTCCTTTATGGGTGGTAACTCAAAAGATGCAAATAATGGCCCTCCGTTTAATTTTCCCAGTAATTTTAGTGGGTCTAACACATTTGGTCCCCCTCTTCCACCACCAGGAATGGGTGGCTTTGGTGATTCTAGACCAGGAATGCCTTCAGTTGGAAGTAGTGGTTTACCTGGTGCCGGTATTGATGTCCCAGTTTTTGGGAGTGGTCCTAGTAATCTGAGTGGACCATCAAGTTTTGGAGGGGGACCTCAAAACTTCGGGAATGGGCCTGGTAATTTAGGTGGGCCTCCTAGCTTTGGTAGTGGCCCTCCTGGTATTGCAGGTGGTCTTGGACATTTAAGTGGACCTCCAGGGTTTGGACCTGGACCAGGAAACTTACATATTAGTGGACCCCCTGGTTTTGGAACAGGTTCTGGAAAGCCAGGGCCAACTGTCATTAAAGTGCAAAACATGCCTTTTACGGTATCAGTGGATGAAATTTTGGATTTCTTTTATGGTTACCAAGTGATCCCAGGTTCTGTGTGTTTAAAGTACAATGAAAAAGGTATGCCCACAGGAGAAGCAATGGTTGCATTTGAGTCTCGTGATGAAGCAATGGCAGCTGTTGTTGATCTCAATGACAGACCTATAGGTTCAAGAAAAGTCAAACTTGTTTTAGGGTAG